A window of the Chitinispirillales bacterium ANBcel5 genome harbors these coding sequences:
- the ppsA gene encoding phosphoenolpyruvate synthase, giving the protein MAAQSSYIMWFEELGNENVELVGGKNASLGEMIRSLKEQKVRIPDGFATTSEAYRRFLYANQLDNKIQSLIDSFQRGDKQLADVGRSIRDLFLQSEFPEEFSREIRENYRELSRRYGVKEADVAVRSSATAEDLPTASFAGQQETFLNISGEEQLLLSCKRCFASLFTDRAISYRTEKGFDHMKVALSVGIQKMVRSDLAGSGVMFTLDTDTGFPNVVMINAGWGLGETVVQGSITPDEYVVFKPLLDKPGKKPVVGLSMGEKARKMVYSGGGTSTTRTVDTSHHERSTFVLTNDEIITLARWATVIEKHYGKPMDLEWAKDGETNDIFIVQARPETVQSQKQPKSLKAYSLKQEGKRIAQGSAIGESIATGKAQMIRSPEQKDQFRDGSILITGMTDPDWVPIMKRASGIITDHGGRTSHAAIVSRELGIPAIVGTGSGTKDIPDKEEITLSCAEGKQGYVYEGTLEYEEREIDIEKLPTPPVDIMINIASPDSAFRWWQLPVKGIGLARMEFIINNAIKIHPMALAHYDSIQSEEDKALIDELTYTYEDKKQYFIDNLAYGIARIAASQHPEPVIVRMSDFKTNEYANLIGGKQFEPEEANPMLGFRGASRYYDDRYRDGFTLECLAMKKVRDEIGLDNVKVMIPFCRSIDEAKKVLEVMEGNGLKRGESNLEVYVMCEIPSNVVIAEKFSELFDGFSIGSNDLTQLVLGVDRDSAELKELFDERNDAVKEMVRMVIKKAHAAGRKVGICGEAPSNYPDFAEFLIREGIDSISLNPDSVIGVMEYTSKIEK; this is encoded by the coding sequence ATGGCTGCACAATCAAGTTACATTATGTGGTTTGAAGAGCTTGGGAATGAAAATGTCGAACTGGTTGGTGGTAAAAACGCATCTCTTGGAGAGATGATCCGCTCTTTAAAAGAGCAGAAGGTAAGAATACCCGATGGGTTCGCTACAACATCGGAGGCATATCGACGTTTTCTCTACGCAAACCAGCTTGATAACAAAATTCAATCGCTTATCGATTCCTTCCAGCGGGGTGATAAACAGTTGGCAGATGTTGGCAGATCCATAAGAGATCTGTTTCTTCAGTCGGAATTTCCCGAGGAATTTTCAAGAGAGATTAGAGAAAACTATCGCGAACTCTCCAGACGTTACGGAGTTAAGGAGGCCGATGTTGCAGTGAGAAGCAGCGCAACGGCCGAGGACCTTCCCACTGCCAGTTTTGCAGGACAGCAGGAGACCTTTTTGAATATCTCCGGTGAAGAACAGCTTCTTCTCTCCTGTAAGCGTTGTTTTGCGTCACTTTTTACCGACAGAGCGATCTCCTACAGAACAGAAAAAGGGTTCGACCATATGAAAGTCGCTCTGTCCGTTGGAATACAGAAGATGGTCAGATCCGATCTGGCAGGATCGGGAGTGATGTTCACGCTTGATACCGATACCGGTTTTCCCAATGTGGTAATGATAAACGCCGGATGGGGTCTTGGTGAAACGGTGGTGCAGGGATCGATCACCCCCGATGAATACGTGGTATTTAAACCGCTCCTCGATAAGCCTGGCAAAAAACCGGTGGTAGGACTATCCATGGGTGAAAAGGCACGAAAGATGGTTTACAGTGGTGGCGGAACATCGACCACAAGAACAGTGGATACCAGTCATCACGAACGCTCTACTTTTGTATTAACCAACGATGAAATAATCACGCTGGCCAGATGGGCCACAGTCATCGAAAAGCATTATGGTAAACCGATGGATCTTGAGTGGGCTAAGGATGGAGAGACAAACGACATATTTATTGTTCAGGCCAGACCGGAAACGGTTCAGTCTCAAAAGCAGCCTAAATCTCTTAAGGCGTACAGTTTAAAACAGGAGGGAAAAAGAATCGCCCAAGGATCCGCTATTGGGGAAAGTATCGCCACTGGTAAGGCTCAGATGATTCGTTCGCCTGAGCAGAAGGATCAGTTCAGGGATGGTTCCATACTGATCACCGGTATGACTGATCCCGACTGGGTTCCAATTATGAAACGGGCAAGTGGTATCATTACCGATCATGGCGGAAGAACTTCACATGCAGCTATAGTCAGCAGGGAGCTTGGAATACCCGCAATTGTGGGCACCGGAAGCGGCACAAAGGATATCCCAGACAAAGAGGAAATCACTCTTTCCTGTGCAGAAGGAAAACAGGGGTATGTTTATGAAGGAACACTTGAATATGAAGAGAGGGAGATAGACATCGAAAAGCTTCCCACACCTCCAGTTGATATCATGATTAATATTGCAAGTCCCGACTCCGCTTTTAGATGGTGGCAACTGCCTGTTAAGGGTATAGGTCTCGCGCGAATGGAATTTATAATCAATAATGCCATTAAGATTCACCCAATGGCTCTTGCTCACTACGACTCAATACAAAGTGAGGAGGATAAGGCGCTGATAGATGAACTGACCTATACCTATGAAGACAAAAAGCAATACTTCATCGATAATTTAGCGTATGGAATTGCCCGTATCGCCGCATCACAACACCCGGAACCGGTTATTGTAAGGATGAGTGATTTTAAAACAAATGAGTACGCGAATCTCATTGGTGGAAAGCAGTTTGAACCCGAAGAAGCAAATCCGATGCTTGGTTTCAGAGGCGCTTCCAGATACTATGATGACCGGTACAGGGATGGATTTACTCTTGAGTGCCTTGCCATGAAAAAGGTAAGAGATGAGATCGGACTCGATAATGTAAAAGTGATGATCCCGTTTTGCAGATCAATTGATGAAGCAAAGAAAGTTCTTGAGGTTATGGAAGGCAATGGGCTTAAACGGGGTGAGAGTAATCTTGAAGTCTATGTGATGTGTGAAATACCATCTAATGTAGTCATCGCGGAGAAGTTTTCGGAACTATTTGATGGGTTCTCAATTGGATCAAATGATCTAACACAACTTGTGCTTGGGGTCGACAGAGATTCTGCTGAACTCAAAGAGCTCTTTGACGAGAGAAATGACGCGGTTAAAGAGATGGTAAGAATGGTAATCAAAAAAGCACACGCGGCAGGACGGAAGGTTGGCATTTGCGGGGAAGCGCCAAGTAATTATCCCGACTTCGCGGAGTTTCTGATACGTGAGGGAATCGATTCAATCTCGTTAAACCCCGACAGTGTTATTGGGGTAATGGAGTATACATCAAAAATAGAAAAATAG